GAAATTTACGTTATAGAGATACTCACCGGACGAAGAGGAAGACCCATCGGGCTAAGTACCAAGGTAGACTTTGGTATAGTCCACTCACGGGGATGATGATATCTACACGAAGAACCAAATTTACAATCTCCTGTTTTCAAGTAATACTGACATTCGGGTTCACCAGGCCTTTCGGGAAATGAATGCTCTTTCATACTTGCAGGATCAGAAGATGATGGCAACGAAAGGTAGGATCCGGTGTATGAAGGCCCAGGAGGAGATACATGAGACGTGATTGCATAAAACGGGCCCGCTCCAATAGTATGCTGCTGGGTATTAGAACTTATGGGTGCctgaaatgataataaataaattatGACAAAAACATAGGAACTCTAATGGCACTAAACTACATAAATCAGAAGTGGATTTTGCTAACGACAGCCCTAACGCGCTTTAAACAGTTGTACATTCATGTAACCGCCACCACTAAATCGATAAGTAACCGCTAAGCAAAACTATTTAAAGCGCGTTAACGACAACCCTACAACAACTCTTAGGGCTGTCATTAATGCGCTTTAAACAGTTGTACATTCATGTAACCACCACCACTAAATTAATAAGTAACTGCTATGCAAAACTGTTTAAAGCGAGTTAACGACAGCCCTAAGGGTTGTCGTTAGCAAAATTCAACAAAAGTAACGAAAAGATAAGTTTTTTTAGATACCTGGTAAGGATTCCAACCGGGAAAAGGGACCATTCCGGTTGGAAGTATAACTTGACTATACGTTCCGGGATAATATGATCCGGGAAGAAGAGACGGTCTTGCGATGGGCCAGTTTTCAGCCAAGAGTCCAGCCATAGGAGGCTGCATATTTGGATATAAAATAGAAGACATGGAAGATAAAGATTCGGGTGTCGGTATGTGTGGCGGTTGTGGCGGCGGAACGATGGTGGTCGGCTGGGGATGATGAAATTTACAGGTGACCCCAAACTTACACTGCCCTGTTTTGGCGTAGTATGAACACTCTTTTTCACCCTGTGAAGACAAATTTTAAGGTTGGGTGAAGTTACTTAATGAATGAAGAAGACACAAATAGAGGTAGCAATATTGACCCATTTACCTATAAATTGGTCAAAGTGtatttgaaaagttattttttttttcccTTAAATATAATTTACATGTAGCCAGTGGCGAGTCCACATACATTCAAGTGGGGTCATTTGAACCCATTAAAAaagaaaattttataaaaaaatactaataaaattgtataggacaccactaaatttatagataggaccccatatatttttaaaattagtgGTTTTTATTGAAGTAGATAGCCATTTCTAAGAAAAAAAATTACAAAGTACCATTCAAATTGTATAGGAACCCATTGAattttgatcctagaatcgccactgcatGTAGCAGATCAAGCATCTAAAAGATTCAATCATTGGATAAATGATATCGTTCTCTGGTCACACCTATTTTGACCAACAGGACTACTGACTTTGACTTTCTAATCGACCCATTTGACACACCCATTTTGCCATCTTATATTACTAGGAAAAAAAGACAAGGAGCTTACTGGTCGGAGAGGATATCCAGACATATTTAGTGGCACTGTACTTGATGATCCAACTCCCTGTTGTCTTGGATGATGATATTTGCATGAAGTACCAAACTTGCATATTCCCGTTCGCATATAGTACTAACAAATATAATAGATATATGCTAATCACACATGAGCTAtttaattttataatataataatacaagCATCAAGATACAACATTAGCAAAAGGTTACATATATCCTTGTATAAGAACTTAATGCAATCACATAAAGAGAGTCTATGAACATAATAGGTTATATGTCGAACATTTTAAGTGATTTACCAAATCTACATTTGTCAACTATCAAAAACTAAATGTCAAAACTCCATATTCCAAACTTGAACTAAACAAAAAACTAAATTTTGTGCATTTAATTTGGATATCACTTTTCATACAACAAATAACATGACATGCATCTTAAGTACTCCAAAAAAACCAGTCCATCTCTTGCAACCAACAATTTACAACAAACAAAACCTTCCAACTAGAAAATGCCTATCTTATGTGCAGTGATAAAGACGAAATCAGTGATTATTATATCTGAAAATCTACTATACAAAAGTAACTAAAAGTAAAGAGCATGCAACATCATTGTACTAAAGGTAAACAATCAATGTATCACAAGAACAATCATTCGACAAGATTGGATCTTTTTAATCTAAAACATAAAAATCGTACCTGACACACAGGTTCACCAATACGTTCGGGGTACTCCCCTCCACTCAACCGCATCGCTCCAACAATCTAGCAACAAATTCATCACGACAACCTTAATTTCAACTACTCAATTCAACAGGATCATTAATGTTGATGTATCTATCACAACACATGTAAATTTGACAAATCAACCAAATTTGCATACAGATCCATTAATACCCATGATCAAGTTCACATTTTTATCAACAAATACAACAAAAGCACATCATAAATAATGCAAAGGCTTAAACTTTTTTACCGAATTACGATCACGGGGATGATTAAACCGACAACGTGAACCATAGCCACAAAACCCTGTTCTCAAATAATAGATACAATCAGCCTCATCTGGGCGTTCAGGGTATGAATCACCCAACCCTAACTGCCACATAGGCTCTGCATTTaccatttaaccaacaacaagtCAACAATAAAATCAAATAATCAAATTATCACATTTCTtcacaattaaaataaaaattctaataataaacAAAATGATCATAATGCAAGTGTTTGTACCAAATAACTAACTAAATAACTAACTAACCTTCGAGCCCTGTTTGGCCACCTGATGAGTTCCATTCAGTTACCGGATCGGACTGTGACATCTCCATTAAACGGTTATAAAAATAAAATctatataaatttacaattatatattatatttttatgtgtatatataaatataaatatcaacaaTATATACTGAAACGTGAAACCCCAAAATGCTAATGGGGTTTTCTTGATCGCCTTTTTTAGTGAGAGAAAGAAGAGGTTTTTATGATCCCTTCTCTCTCACACACTTGCTTCTTCTCTCTCTATATCttttat
This window of the Rutidosis leptorrhynchoides isolate AG116_Rl617_1_P2 chromosome 7, CSIRO_AGI_Rlap_v1, whole genome shotgun sequence genome carries:
- the LOC139857301 gene encoding zinc finger CCCH domain-containing protein 34-like; translation: MEMSQSDPVTEWNSSGGQTGLEEPMWQLGLGDSYPERPDEADCIYYLRTGFCGYGSRCRFNHPRDRNSIVGAMRLSGGEYPERIGEPVCQYYMRTGICKFGTSCKYHHPRQQGVGSSSTVPLNMSGYPLRPGEKECSYYAKTGQCKFGVTCKFHHPQPTTIVPPPQPPHIPTPESLSSMSSILYPNMQPPMAGLLAENWPIARPSLLPGSYYPGTYSQVILPTGMVPFPGWNPYQAPISSNTQQHTIGAGPFYAITSHVSPPGPSYTGSYLSLPSSSDPASMKEHSFPERPGEPECQYYLKTGDCKFGSSCRYHHPREWTIPKSTLVLSPMGLPLRPGAPLCTHYSQKGVCKFGPSCRFDHPMGTLSYSPSASSLADMPVAPYPVGSSIATLAPSSSSSQVRLELISTSNNEVGLSTSMPSSGSGGSNLSKSMPLSESSGDVSHST